One genomic segment of Nonomuraea coxensis DSM 45129 includes these proteins:
- a CDS encoding PadR family transcriptional regulator → MALRHAVLAALLSGEHSGYQLTKAFEVGVADFWYASPQQLYAELAKLEADGLVAGREIVQRGRPNKRVFTVTGAGLDELAAFAAAPPKPLLLRDDLVVRVHAVDVLDPAPVIAQLRERAGTAAAKLALFERTLLHFRGDLDEETFLREGERVGPYLSCLGGCRLEREIRDWCLGTARALEERAARAGKEQP, encoded by the coding sequence ATGGCCCTCCGTCACGCCGTCCTCGCCGCCCTCCTCAGCGGCGAGCACAGCGGCTACCAGCTCACCAAGGCCTTCGAGGTCGGCGTCGCCGACTTCTGGTACGCCTCCCCCCAGCAGCTCTACGCCGAGCTGGCCAAGCTGGAGGCCGACGGCCTGGTGGCGGGCCGCGAGATCGTCCAGCGGGGCCGCCCCAACAAGCGGGTGTTCACCGTCACCGGCGCCGGTCTCGACGAGCTGGCCGCCTTCGCCGCCGCCCCGCCCAAGCCGCTGCTGCTCCGCGACGACCTCGTGGTGCGCGTGCACGCCGTGGACGTCCTCGACCCCGCCCCCGTCATCGCCCAGCTCCGCGAGCGGGCCGGGACGGCCGCCGCCAAGCTGGCGCTGTTCGAGCGCACGCTGCTGCACTTCCGCGGCGACCTGGACGAGGAGACGTTCCTGCGCGAGGGCGAGCGCGTCGGGCCCTACCTGTCGTGCCTGGGCGGCTGCCGGCTGGAGCGGGAGATCCGCGACTGGTGCCTCGGCACCGCCCGCGCCCTGGAGGAGCGCGCCGCCCGCGCCGGGAAGGAGCAGCCCTGA
- a CDS encoding sigma-70 family RNA polymerase sigma factor — MDALRALPPRQRAVVVLRYWEDLSETQTAEVLGCSVGTVKSQASKAMAKLRSALGRETAEGVIRNARA, encoded by the coding sequence ATGGACGCGCTGCGCGCCCTGCCGCCCCGGCAGCGCGCGGTGGTCGTCCTGCGGTACTGGGAGGACCTCAGCGAGACGCAGACCGCCGAGGTGCTCGGGTGCTCGGTCGGCACCGTCAAGAGCCAGGCGTCGAAGGCCATGGCCAAGCTCCGCTCGGCGCTCGGCCGCGAAACAGCGGAAGGAGTGATCAGGAATGCCCGCGCTTGA